The sequence TAAAAGAGAGAAAACATACCAGCATGAACCCATGAATTATAACCAGGTCTCTCTATAATACTGAGCAGCAAACTTACAATCGTAAATAGACTAAAGAAAAACTGAAGAAACTTATTTTTAAAGACCTGTCTTTTTTTCCAATCCAAATAAGAGAGTCTGGCCTTCGGATGACTAAGTTCATAGGCATAAGTCGTCATCTCTTCTAGTTTCTGGTCTGTCTCCTCCGTCATCATTTGGGGAGCCATTTTAGAAGTAGGAAAAGGAGCTAAAACATATCTCAGGAGCTCCCCGTCTGTGAATCGACGGTACTCCTTATAGATCTGTTGAAGCAAAACCGTTAGAATGCGTGGTCTTCCTTTAAAGTAGCTTCTCCACTTATCCCAATCATTGATATCTTCATCGTTCTTAGTGAGTTTATCTATATAAAGATAACCTTCATTGTACCAGTAATCAAAATTTTCTTTTTTGTTAAGTGCATACTCCTCTACCACTGAAGGATAAGAATGGATACTCTTCCAGAAATGGAGTTTTTTCAGGTAAGGATTTGATTCCTCATCACTGTAACGCTCTACAAATTGAAGAACGAGAGCTAACACTTTCGCATTGGTTAAAGGATAGACGTCCACCTTTTCTAACAAATCAAGTAGGAGCGTGTGATCTTGAACTGTTTCAAAAAGATATTGCCAATCACGTAACAGTTTGTACTCGTCTTGGTATGGACTATAGAGTAAAAGATATAGTTTTTCCTCAACCTCCGATGGATTTAGCAAATTATAAGAATGGATATCGAATGGTTCTTCTGAATCTGCTTGTAATTCCTCAAAGTAAGCTAGAAGTTCATCATAGGCTTTTTGTTCCTCTTCTCCAACCTCTGGTTTAATCTTCTCCAAGATATAAGCCAAAACTGGAATGCAAGTAATCATTTGTTTACTGTTATTCAAGAGAAAAAGGACAGTACTAGGAGAAAATGATTGACTGAAAAATTTTATCCAAGTTCCAATCTGATTAGCTCTTTGGGAATCTTCAAGGATTGCTTGACATAAACGATAAGAAGAATACAAATTCGAAATTTCTTTTTTTGCATCTTCAAGAGACTCTCCATTTTTGTAGGCGGTAGCTCTTTTAACCTTCCAATGCTTCAGTTTATAGTAATAGCCCCAGTATCGGAAGTCAGGTATATAGTCTTCCAGCAAGGGAATGAGGATAGAAAATTGCTCCGGTTTATTAAAAATATAAACATCCATTTCCTCTAAAACGGATTGAACAATGTCCATATCATACTGATACTGATGAAAGAACTGACGCCATAGATGCTCTTGTTCTTCTGGACTGTAATCATCATTTTTAACAATACTTTCAATCGCATTTCGAATCAAATAGGCTGCTTCATTATAACTACTAAAGTCAAGAGTAGACCTTGTTGTTCCTTCTTGCCCACGGTTCTCTTCGTCACCAAACGTTTCAAAGTTGAGGGTATTCGTAGCTCTTTCTTCAGAATCTCCATTTAGCTGAACTTCCTCATCATAGTCACTAAAGTCAAGGGTGGACTTTTGCTCATTCTCTTCTGCTTTAAAGGTTTCAAAGTTAAAGGAATCGCTGGTTTTATCAGTCGATTGCTGATAATCACTGAAATCAAGACCAGATCTTTCAGACTCTTCGTTCTCAGTCTTCGTTTTTTCAGTCAAGTTTTCAAAGTTGAGACTAGAGTTAGGCTTTTCATTCGCCTCTTCTTCAAGTTCAGTAGCTTCTTGAGAGTCACTCGCTTTTTTGAGACTATTTTCTGGTCTTGTGTTTCTAGACCTCGCATAAGTCAGGGCTTTTTGGTAAGCTTCAACAATTTCTTGGTAAATTTCTGGTTGGTCTTCTGGGTGATAGAGCCGAACCAATTCAGCATAACGCCTTCTAATAAGCTTGACGTCAGTCGTTGGCTCTATCCCTAAAGTTTCCCATATATTCATAAGGTCTCCTCTTTTATAGTCCTCGCTCTAGAAAGTCTAGATAGTTTGAAAATGATTGATAAAGTTTTGGCAAATGATAAACAGATGCTTGACTGACCTCTTCTTCAAATCGTCTAGTTTCAGCCATTAGCTCATCTCTTCTTCTCCCCAAGAGCATACTGTACACACGATTCGCTTTTTCAATCAAGAAACGATAAACCTCTGTTTCTTGAGCATTAATCTTATAGCGAGTCAACTCTACTTGCTTAGCCTTGATTTCCTTTTCTGTCAGAGTAACACTATCTTGGAGAATAACATGACTAAAGACTTCCTGTGTTGAATCAATTTTCACTTCGACATCCAAAATCCCATTTAAATCATAGGTAAATCGAACTGTGAAACTTTCATTTACTCGAGTATTCACAGGGACGGGAACTTCTAATTCTCCTAGGAACAGATTTTGTGATGCTTTCATCATCTCACCTTGATAGACCTTTATCTTGACTTGGCTCTGTCCCAATTCAGCCGTATAGTACTGTTCGATGCGTGAAGCAGGGAGGGTAGAATTTCGCTCAATAATCGGCGAAAAGCGGTCGCCAACTATCTCAATCCCCAGTGTAAAAGGACAAATATCAGACAGTAATAAATCTCGTATCTCACCCTGGCGTTCTTTTATTCCTGCTAAAAGGGCACAACCTCTCGCAATCATCCGATCAGGATCATCAGATACCTGCACCATTTGATTGATACAGTAGGATAAAAAGTCCTGAACCAAGCGGAGTTTCGAAGTCCCACCAACAAGAACAAAATTATCAGAAGACACATAGCTATAGCGTGCGTCCATCAAGGCACGGTCCAAAACAGCCTTAACACGTGCTAGCAGCGGTTGACAAAGCTCATAAAAGCG comes from Streptococcus oralis and encodes:
- a CDS encoding molecular chaperone HscC — protein: MIVGIDLGTTNSLVGVYQDGQIKLIPNAFGEYLTPSVVALDDNDEIIVGKIAKERLVTHPDKTVSQFKRFMGTKHELTLGNRAYKAEELSSFIIRKLVDDAETYLGEKVEEVIVSVPAYFNDAQRYATKLAGKFAGVQIDRIINEPSAAALAKRSMVNQEDQSFIVVDFGGGTLDISVVELFDNIVEIVSIAGDNRLGGEDFTAAIAEEFLVSNQLTKDTISREFYGKILVQAEKTKLELNDKEEVKMTVMDQDQEYSLDLSYQRFYELCQPLLARVKAVLDRALMDARYSYVSSDNFVLVGGTSKLRLVQDFLSYCINQMVQVSDDPDRMIARGCALLAGIKERQGEIRDLLLSDICPFTLGIEIVGDRFSPIIERNSTLPASRIEQYYTAELGQSQVKIKVYQGEMMKASQNLFLGELEVPVPVNTRVNESFTVRFTYDLNGILDVEVKIDSTQEVFSHVILQDSVTLTEKEIKAKQVELTRYKINAQETEVYRFLIEKANRVYSMLLGRRRDELMAETRRFEEEVSQASVYHLPKLYQSFSNYLDFLERGL
- a CDS encoding J domain-containing protein — encoded protein: MNIWETLGIEPTTDVKLIRRRYAELVRLYHPEDQPEIYQEIVEAYQKALTYARSRNTRPENSLKKASDSQEATELEEEANEKPNSSLNFENLTEKTKTENEESERSGLDFSDYQQSTDKTSDSFNFETFKAEENEQKSTLDFSDYDEEVQLNGDSEERATNTLNFETFGDEENRGQEGTTRSTLDFSSYNEAAYLIRNAIESIVKNDDYSPEEQEHLWRQFFHQYQYDMDIVQSVLEEMDVYIFNKPEQFSILIPLLEDYIPDFRYWGYYYKLKHWKVKRATAYKNGESLEDAKKEISNLYSSYRLCQAILEDSQRANQIGTWIKFFSQSFSPSTVLFLLNNSKQMITCIPVLAYILEKIKPEVGEEEQKAYDELLAYFEELQADSEEPFDIHSYNLLNPSEVEEKLYLLLYSPYQDEYKLLRDWQYLFETVQDHTLLLDLLEKVDVYPLTNAKVLALVLQFVERYSDEESNPYLKKLHFWKSIHSYPSVVEEYALNKKENFDYWYNEGYLYIDKLTKNDEDINDWDKWRSYFKGRPRILTVLLQQIYKEYRRFTDGELLRYVLAPFPTSKMAPQMMTEETDQKLEEMTTYAYELSHPKARLSYLDWKKRQVFKNKFLQFFFSLFTIVSLLLSIIERPGYNSWVHAGMFSLFYVYMLKLRKTPIEEGVTARGEKRKFYYSPHPWFLLILLLTLVIPSLPFGLIGALMFITFFSFIDGFQVSQGLKWDYSLDKLIPVGIFLSAGFLSALANQSQTISGVAISYFHIFAILVICLSFTRFSPGFPPSLKKILLPAILGILLFQTLPYIHSRLDIFDPTILRNETLAITVILLLNGIALSYFTKEQGFMIGVKKVFMIYGLQIFIFLRRLFRILFAPNSVFGNNYHYKDLLIMNSEFTFYFLEGLFILIMLFLIRNIRKENRKSAA